In Apodemus sylvaticus chromosome 8, mApoSyl1.1, whole genome shotgun sequence, one genomic interval encodes:
- the LOC127690753 gene encoding olfactory receptor 4L1-like produces the protein MDYKNGSAVTEFILVGFSGDRQLQTFFFVTFTLIYSATVVGNILIIVTVAANSTLHSPMYFLLGNLSFLDMCLSTVTTPKMITDLLAAHKSISFQGCMAQMFFMHFFGGAEMTLLIVMAFDRYVAICKPLHYRIIMSHRLLNRFIILSWTIGFIHTMSQMALTVNLPFCGHNIVNNIFCDLPLVIKLACIETYTLELFVIADSGLLSFICFILLLVSYTVILVIVKHKSPGSLSKALSTLSAHIIVVTLFFGPCIFIYAWPFGSFASNTTLAVFYTVITPLLNPIIYTLRNQEMKKAMRKLWIQQVSCV, from the coding sequence ATGGATTATAAAAATGGATCAGCTGTGACAGAatttattttagtgggattttcTGGAGATCGGCAACTTCAAACTTTCTTCTTTGTGACATTTACATTGATCTATAGTGCTACTGTGGTGGGTAACATCCTTATTATAGTCACAGTGGCAGCTAATTCTACCCTTCATTCTCCCATGTACTTTCTTCTTGGAAACCTCTCCTTCCTGGACATGTGTCTTTCCACTGTCACGACACCCAAGATGATCACAGATTTGCTTGCAGCACACAAGAGCATCTCTTTTCAGGGCTGCATGGCCCAGATGTTCTTCATGCATTTCTTTGGAGGTGCTGAAATGACCCTTTTAATAGTCATGGCCTTTGACAGGTATGTGGCTATATGCAAACCCTTGCACTACCGGATAATCATGAGCCACAGGTTGCTGAACAGATTTATTATACTTTCCTGGACAATTGGTTTCATACACACTATGAGCCAGATGGCACTGACAGTGAATTTGCCATTCTGTGGGCACAATattgtaaataatatattttgtgaTCTTCCCTTGGTAATCAAGCTTGCTTGTATTGAAACATACACCCTAGAGTTATTTGTGATTGCTGACAGTGGGCTGCTCTCCTTTATCTGTTTCATCCTCTTGCTTGTCTCATACACTGTCATTCTGGTCATTGTAAAGCACAAATCACCTGGCAGTCTTTCCAAAGCTCTGTCCACATTGTCTGCCCACATAATTGTGGTGACTTTGTTCTTTGGACCCTGTATCTTCATCTATGCCTGGCCATTTGGGAGTTTTGCAAGCAATACAACTCTGGCTGTATTTTACACTGTTATCACTCCTTTACTGAATCCTATTATTTACACACTGAGGAATCAGGAAATGAAGAAAGCCATGAGAAAATTATGGATCCAACAAGTCAGCTGCGTGTAG